The Malus domestica chromosome 13, GDT2T_hap1 genome includes a window with the following:
- the LOC103452096 gene encoding uncharacterized protein: MPPSYFPLRWESTGDQWWYASPIDWAAANGLYDLVSELLHLDTNLLIKLTSLRRIRRLETVWDDEAQFDDVAKCRSQVAKRLLHECQMQRGHNSLIRAGYGGWLLYTAASAGDVGFVGELLERDPLLVFGEGEYGVTDIFYAAARSKNSEVFRLLLDFSVSPRFSLSNGEFEERLGDVTSDFKWEMMNRAVHAAARGGNLEILRDLLGDCEDVLAYRDAQGSTILHTASGRGQVEVVEYLIAFFDTITIVDNQGNTALHVAAYRGHLAVVDVLIRASPSLTMSSNNYGDTFLHLAVAGFRSPGFRRLDKQIELLKQLVCGDIANMQDVVNVKNNDGRTALHMAVIENVQSNLVELLMTLPSIDLNIRDSGGMTPLDILKQRPKSASSELLIKELISAGGISNRQDRKARSALVSHLRMRGIGGSLGTSFRIPDAEILLYTGIDNASDANCDQSGVQFNTFSGELRQFGSPNTVNNKKSSSVTYAARRLKFLLQWRRRKEKKESSIDLRDNDSVESFSTCVDLDDNPIPLRQMYAKSSSLPNNKRTVSVRSFLPSPYTKMKFTAGLSHGVIQARSSMSSPKFMDKEKGVDILGPSSSNGKPPHPQASFKHNSLSKKLINQYLSVGAQALDVNESISSTWSNQNHKHSGPLVA; this comes from the exons ATGCCACCATCTTACTTCCCTTTAAGGTGGGAAAGCACCGGAGACCAATGGTGGTATGCATCACCAATCGATTGGGCAGCAGCCAATGGCTTATATGATTTGGTCAGTGAGCTTCTTCACCTTGACACCAACCTCCTCATCAAGCTGACCTCATTGCGCCGCATCCGCCGCCTTGAAACTGTCTGGGACGACGAGGCTCAGTTCGATGATGTTGCCAAATGCCGGTCACAAGTTGCCAAGAGGCTCCTCCACGAGTGCCAAATGCAGAGGGGACACAACTCTCTCATCAGGGCCGGCTACGGCGGATGGCTTCTCTACACTGCGGCCTCGGCCGGGGATGTAGGGTTTGTCGGGGAGTTGCTGGAGAGAGACCCTCTTCTTGTTTTTGGAGAAGGAGAGTATGGAGTCACTGACATCTTCTATGCTGCTGCCAGGAGCAAGAACTCTGAGGTTTTCAGGCTGCTGCTTGATTTCTCAGTGTCTCCAAGGTTTAGCCTCAGTAATGGAGAATTCGAAGAGAGGTTGGGTGATGTTACATCGGATTTCAAGTGGGAAATGATGAACCGGGCGGTTCATGCCGCTGCTAGAGGTGGCAATTTGGAGATTTTGAGGGACCTGCTTGGGGATTGTGAGGATGTTTTGGCTTATAGAGATGCTCAGGGATCTACCATCTTGCATACAGCGTCTGGCAGAGGGCAGGTTGAG GTGGTTGAGTATCTAATAGCATTCTTCGATACCATCACAATAGTAGATAATCAAGGGAACACAGCTTTACACGTGGCCGCTTATAGGGGTCACCTGGCTGTGGTGGATGTCCTAATTCGTGCATCTCCCTCGTTAACCATGTCATCAAACAACTATGGAGACACCTTTCTGCATTTGGCAGTGGCTGGTTTCAGAAGCCCTGGTTTCCGGAGACTGGACAAACAGATTGAGCTCCTTAAGCAATTAGTATGTGGTGATATTGCGAACATGCAGGACGTTGTTAATGTTAAGAACAATGATGGACGAACTGCTCTTCACATGGCTGTAATTGAGAATGTTCAATCTAATTTGGTGGAACTCCTCATGACTCTTCCATCAATTGATTTGAACATCCGTGACTCTGGCGGCATGACCCCTCTAGATATTCTTAAACAAAGGCCGAAGTCAGCATCGTCCGAACTTCTGATCAAGGAATTGATTTCAGCTGGAGGGATCTCCAATCGTCAGGACCGTAAAGCAAGGAGCGCCCTTGTTTCCCATTTGAGAATGCGGGGTATTGGAGGCAGTCTGGGAACCTCTTTCAGAATTCCTGATGCAGAGATATTATTATACACGGGCATTGACAATGCTTCTGATGCCAATTGCGATCAGTCAGGTGTGCAATTCAACACGTTCTCAGGTGAGCTAAGACAGTTTGGCTCACCCAACACAGTAAACAATAAGAAGTCAAGTTCTGTAACTTATGCTGCAAGGCGCCTTAAGTTTCTTCTTCAATGGCGgaggaggaaagaaaaaaaggaatctAGCATAGACTTAAGAGATAATGATTCTGTGGAGTCATTTAGCACCTGTGTAGATTTGGACGACAATCCAATCCCTCTTCGGCAGATGTATGCCAAATCTTCCTCCCTCCCAAACAACAAAAGGACAGTTTCCGTGAGGAGTTTTCTTCCGAGTCCATACACTAAAATGAAATTTACTGCTGGTTTATCACACGGTGTGATTCAGGCAAGATCATCTATGTCTTCCCCTAAGTTCATGGACAAAGAGAAGGGTGTTGACATTTTGGGACCCTCTAGTTCAAATGGCAAACCACCACATCCACAAGCGAGCTTCAAACATAATTCCCTCAGTAAGAAGTTAATAAACCAATATTTGTCTGTTGGCGCACAAGCCCTGGATGTGAATGAATCAATTAGCTCCACTTGGTCGAATCAAAATCACAAACACTCCGGTCCTCTAGTTGCTTGA
- the LOC103452097 gene encoding lysine histidine transporter 2, whose product MAESSMEAEEARQKKIEDWLPVTSSRNAKWWYSAFHNVTAMVGAGVLSLPYAMSELGWGPGVAVMLLSWIITLYTLWQMVEMHEMVPGKRFDRYHELGQYAFGEKLGLWVVVPQQLVVEVGVNIVYMVTGGKSLKKFHDVICPSCKDIKLTLWIFIFASVHFVISHLPNLNSVSGISLAAAVMSLSYSTIAWGAAIHRGKAPDVDYSYKAKSNSGAVFNFFSGLGEIAFAYAGHNVVLEIQATIPSTPEKPSKGPMWKGVVVAYIVVALCYFPVSFVGYYIYGNTVEDNVLISLEKPVWLIAAANMFVVIHVIGSYQVFAMGVFDMVETFLVTKMNFEPSFTLRFVTRTTYVAFTMVVGMAIPFFGGLLGFFGGFAFAPTTYFLPCIMWLAIYKPRVFSLSWFINWTCIILGVTLMILAPIGALRSIILQAKTYKFFS is encoded by the exons atggcaGAATCATCGATGGAAGCCGAAGAGGCGAGGCAGAAGAAGATTGAGGATTGGCTTCCGGTCACTTCTTCTAGGAATGCCAAATGGTGGTACTCAGCTTTCCACAATGTCACTGCCATGGTTGGGGCTGGTGTCCTCAGCCTTCCGTATGCCATGTCTGAGCTTGGATG GGGTCCTGGTGTGGCTGTCATGCTTCTGTCATGGATCATCACCCTATACACACTGTGGCAAATGGTAGAGATGCATGAAATGGTGCCGGGGAAGCGGTTCGATCGGTACCACGAGCTGGGACAGTATGCCTTCGGGGAGAAGCTGGGGCTCTGGGTTGTGGTGCCCCAACAGCTCGTTGTGGAAGTTGGTGTCAATATTGTCTATATGGTCACAGGGGGAAAATCATTGAAGAAGTTCCATGATGTGATTTGCCCTAGCTGCAAAGACATCAAACTCACCttatggatttttatttttgcttctgTCCACTTCGTTATCTCCCACCTCCCCAACTTAAACTCCGTCTCTGGTATCTCACTTGCCGCTGCAGTCATGTCCTTgag TTACTCAACGATTGCATGGGGAGCTGCCATACACAGGGGGAAGGCACCGGATGTGGACTACAGCTACAAAGCTAAATCCAATTCCGGAGCTGTCTTCAACTTCTTTAGTGGCTTGGGAGAGATAGCATTTGCCTATGCCGGCCACAATGTCGTTTTGGAGATCCAAGCAACGATTCCTTCCACACCCGAGAAGCCTTCCAAGGGACCAATGTGGAAAGGAGTGGTTGTGGCATACATTGTGGTGGCTTTGTGCTACTTCCCTGTTTCTTTTGTTGGCTACTATATTTACGGAAACACTGTTGAAGACAACGTCCTCATCTCACTCGAAAAACCTGTCTGGCTAATTGCAGCGGCTAACATGTTTGTTGTGATCCATGTCATTGGAAGCTACCAAGTTTTCGCAATGGGAGTTTTTGACATGGTTGAAACTTTTCTCGTCACGAAAATGAACTTTGAGCCTTCTTTCACCCTTCGCTTCGTTACTCGCACGACATATGTTG CATTTACCATGGTCGTCGGTATGGCCATCCCTTTCTTTGGTGGCCTTCTCggattctttggaggatttgctTTTGCCCCAACTACATACTTC CTTCCCTGCATCATGTGGCTCGCCATCTACAAACCTAGAGTTTTCAGTCTATCTTGGTTCATAAACTGG ACATGCATTATACTGGGAGTTACCCTGATGATTCTAGCACCCATCGGTGCCCTACGGAGTATCATCTTGCAAGCGAAAACCTACAAATTCTTCTCTTAA
- the LOC103452098 gene encoding uncharacterized protein, which yields MEGQIKEEFSSSGFTFDDEKEILRKCATFCINLSLSPSDLVTSWEIYYLNRQMNGTVVRDVEMDGFLGYLQEQKKVAIDEPEPNLHIYSSRDVDMILNDEYVDIKDEVPSTPPTESQNHYSVTSDSTPQTIGSVPSSGKPSRLVTPFGRRTDKFVVKFSINNKPNIENGEKEGNENPGDDEFIRKVKPGKWCSLVIHGSGPETGCRFMYDRIEDRFNALENRIRKYATALVSSGQYEEPLDPTVSSQKIMFTAGMICCDGEGHLNDKSTLLQCSAEHSGGQRVRMELQHLSQFSIFPGQVVGFEGTNPSGHCFIASKLIDSVPLPVAADGNLPPAKKQALDQEILPTDQSIKQPELSVIIASGPFTTTDNLLFEPLKELLAYASKKLPQLLILLGPFIDSEHPEIKKGTVDRSFDEIFQTEILRKLQDHVEYMGSHARVVLVPSIRDANHDFVFPQPAFDIHPPDLKHQITSLTNPGIFEADEVKIGCCSVDVLKHLSAEEMSRIPKGGKPSDRLSRLANHIISQRSFYPLYPPAEDTPLDFSLAPEALNISLIPDILILPSDMKYFVKVLNLGERGEEKEQVKCICVNPGRLAKGEGGGTFVELDYYGNPDTTNASIISI from the exons ATGGAAGGCCAAATCAAAGAGGAGTTCAGCAGCAGCGGTTTCACTTTCGACGACGAAAAGGAAATCCTAAGAAAAT GTGCTACATTCTGCATAAATTTGAGTCTTTCGCCTTCCGATCTCGTTACGAGCTGGGAAATTTACTACCTCAACAG GCAAATGAATGGAACGGTGGTACGCGATGTGGAAATGGATGGGTTTTTAGGGTATTTGCAAGAACAGAAGAAAGTAGCCATCGATGAACCAGAGCCCAATCTGCATATCTACTCAAGCAGAGATGTGGACAT GATTCTGAATGATGAGTATGTAGATATAAAGGACGAGGTTCCTAGCACTCCACCAACCGAATCTCAGAACCATTACTCAGTGACGTCTGACTCAACACCACAAACAATTGGGAGCGTTCCTTCTTCTGGAAAACCATCAAGACTTGTAACTCCTTTTGGGCGACGAACAGACAAGTTTGTTGTGAAATTCAGCATCAATAATAAGCCAAATATAGAGAATGGGGAGAAGGAAGGTAATGAGAATCCTGGGGATGATGAATTCATCAGGAAGGTTAAACCTGGAAAGTGGTGTTCTTTAGTAATCCATGGTTCAGGACCTGAAACAGGTTGTAGGTTTATGTACGATAGAATTGAAGATAGG TTTAACGCACTTGAAAACCGAATTAGAAAGTATGCAACTGCATTAGTTTCATCTGGCCAGTATGAGGAACCGCTGGACCCTACAGTTTCGTCTCAG AAAATTATGTTTACTGCTGGCATGATCTGTTGTGACGGAGAGGGCCATTTGAACGACAAATCCACCTTGTTGCAGTGCAG TGCAGAGCATTCTGGAGGCCAACGTGTTCGTATGGAATTACAACATTTGAGCCAATTTTCAATCTTTCCAGGCCAG GTAGTAGGTTTTGAAGGGACCAATCCTAGTGGACACTGCTTCATTGCTTCAAAATTGATAGATTCAGTCCCTTTACCTGTTGCTGCTGATGGAAACTTGCCTCCTGCTAAAAAGCAAGCTTTGGATCAGGAGATTTTGCCAACTGATCAGTCCATTAAACAACCAGAGCTATCAGTG ATCATCGCATCAGGTCCTTTTACCACAACAGACAACTTATTGTTTGAGCCTCTGAAAGAGCTTCTAGCATATGCAAGCAAAAAACTGCCTCAGTTGCTTATATTG cTAGGACCATTCATTGATTCTGAACATCCAGAAATTAAGAAAGGAACGGTCGACAGGAGCTTTGATGAAATATTCCAAACTGAGATTCTTAGAAAG TTGCAAGATCATGTTGAATACATGGGTTCGCATGCACGAGTTGTTCTTGTACCATCTATACGGGATGCTAACCATGATTTTGTTTTCCCTCAG CCTGCCTTTGATATTCATCCACCTGACCTTAAGCATCAG ATAACCAGTCTCACAAATCCAGGGATTTTTGAGGCAGATGAG GTCAAGATAGGTTGCTGCTCTGTGGATGTTCTCAAACACCTTAGTGCAGAGGAGATGTCGCGCATTCCAAAGGGTGGAAAACCCAGTGACCGGTTGAGTAGACTTGCAAACCATATAATTAGCCAACGCAG CTTTTATCCTCTGTATCCACCAGCAGAAGACACTCCATTGGATTTTTCGCTTGCTCCCGAAGCTCTAAACATCTCATTGATCCCAGATATTCTCATCTTACCCTCTGACATGAAGTATTTTGTGAAg GTACTGAATCTAGGCGAAAGAGGTGAAGAGAAAGAGCAGGTTAAATGCATTTGTGTCAATCCGGGAAGACTTGCCAagggagaaggaggaggtacTTTCGTCGAGCTTGACTACTACGGTAATCCTGACACAACGAACGCTTCGATTATAAGCATATAA
- the LOC103452099 gene encoding TLC domain-containing protein At5g14285-like — translation METSILPSPTLPTFFSIFLLIYLYAYFLLFRNWGPKHRPEASSCLISLSHGTAAAAMAAHAILRSHKATTFASPNTPTQNTVLEFSIAYFSLDLLHYLLFFPNDVLFILHHLATLYVFTTCLYVVRHGAHAILVLLFLAEITSGCQNAWTLADFRRAGSPAAAKLYDFLSPKFYALYSVFRGILGPMFMYRMAVFYVSGAADPVIPRWAWVSWMVVISVAICLSILWVLNLWIDWYKNKAQKKKR, via the coding sequence ATGGAGACCTCAATTCTTCCCTCCCCAACACTTCCCACTTTCTTCTCCATCTTTCTCCTCATCTACCTCTATGCATACTTCTTACTCTTCCGCAACTGGGGCCCAAAACACCGACCAGAAGCATCAAGCTGCCTCATCTCTCTATCCCACGGCACCGCCGCTGCCGCCATGGCCGCCCACGCAATCCTCCGCAGCCACAAAGCCACAACCTTCGCCTCCCCCAACACCCCCACCCAAAACACCGTGCTCGAATTCAGCATCGCCTACTTCTCCCTCGACCTCCTCCACTACCTCCTCTTCTTCCCCAACGACGTCCTCTTCATCCTCCACCACCTCGCCACCCTCTACGTCTTCACCACCTGCCTTTACGTCGTCCGCCACGGGGCCCACGCCATCCTTGTTCTTCTCTTCCTTGCTGAGATCACCAGCGGCTGCCAGAACGCCTGGACCCTCGCCGATTTTCGGAGGGCCGGTTCGCCCGCCGCGGCCAAATTGTACGACTTTTTGTCCCCTAAATTCTATGCCTTGTACAGTGTTTTTAGAGGGATTTTAGGGCCAATGTTCATGTACAGGATGGCGGTGTTCTACGTGAGCGGGGCGGCTGACCCCGTGATCCCCAGATGGGCATGGGTTtcttggatggttgtgattTCAGTTGCCATTTGTCTTAGTATTTTGTGGGTTTTGAATCTTTGGATCGATTGGTACAAAAACAAAgcgcaaaagaaaaagaggtaG
- the LOC103452100 gene encoding 3-oxoacyl-[acyl-carrier-protein] reductase 4: MASIAASNVVALKSAGKFGAPADARACQFKQWAPIGGAAGSGRSIGLQYRSKRSSTSSGHVRAQVATLEQASAGEAKIVEGPVVVVTGASRGIGRAIALSLGKAGCRVLVNYARSSKEAEEVSKEIEAFGGQAITFGGDVSKEEDVEAMLKTALDAWGTVDVLINNAGITRDGLLMRMKLKQWQEVIDLNLTGVYLCTQAAAKIMMKKKKGRIINIASVVGLVGNVGQANYSAAKAGVIGLTKTVAKEYSSRHINVNAVAPGFIASDMTAKLGDDIEKKILETIPLGRYGQPDEVAGLVEFLALSPAASYMTGQVLTIDGGMVM; encoded by the exons ATGGCTTCCATCGCTGCATCAAACGTCGTCGCTCTAAAGTCCGCCGGTAAATTTGGAGCTCCCGCCGACGCCAGGGCCTGCCAGTTTAAGCAATGGGCCCCGATTGGCGGCGCAGCCGGATCGGGTCGGAGCATTGGGCTTCAGTACAGATCCAAGCGCTCCTCCACTTCCTCTG GTCACGTGAGGGCTCAGGTGGCGACGCTTGAGCAAGCGAGCGCCGGGGAAGCCAAAATCGTGGAGGGtccggtggtggtggtgaccgGAGCTTCTAGAGGCATTGGCAGAGCAATTGCTCTGTCTTTGGGCAAAGCTGGTTGCAGG GTCCTCGTTAATTACGCAAGGTCATCGAAGGAGGCCGAGGAGGTTTCCAAAGAG ATTGAGGCGTTCGGTGGACAAGCTATTACTTTCGGAGGAGATGTTTCGAAAGAAGAAGATGTTGAGGCGATGCTCAAAACA GCGCTTGATGCTTGGGGAACCGTTGATGTACTGATAAACAATGCAG GAATTACCAGGGATGGTCTATTGATGAGAATGAAGTTAAAACAATGGCAGGAGGTCATTGATCTAAATCTTACTGGTGTATATCTATGCACCCAG GCAGCAGCTAAAAtcatgatgaagaagaagaag GGAAGGATTATCAATATAGCATCCGTTGTTGGTCTAGTTGGAAATGTTGGACAAGCCAACTACAGTGCTGCAAAAGCAGGAGTAATTGGTCTGACCAAGACTGTTGCTAAGGAGTACTCCAGCAGACACATCAAT GTTAATGCTGTTGCCCCGGGCTTTATTGCATCAGACATGACTGCCAAGCTAGGCGATGACATTGAGAAGAAAATTTTGGAGACTATCCCATTAG GAAGATACGGCCAACCCGACGAAGTTGCTGGACTGGTGGAATTCTTGGCCCTTAGTCCAGCGGCCAGTTACATGACCGGACAG GTGCTCACCATTGATGGAGGGATGGTGATGTAG
- the LOC103452406 gene encoding protein Iojap-related, mitochondrial, translating to MLAALRSRSLPLSSASSSSLLQQWKLGLPVALSTFAGRGLLDLQEVEKVLSDVKADDVKVIPADKHCEWADFMVLATGRSTWHVKNIAQALIYKSKQKQQGAERLVLPSVEGQEGGKWIVIDSGKVIVHALDENARAYYNLEALWTSKKSEKETLEDLDKAFVKIRPKNNCKRKPTTKRA from the exons ATGTTGGCGGCTCTACGATCTCGGTCACTCCCTCTCTCGTCTGCTTCTTCCTCGTCGCTCCTTCAACAATGGAAGCTAGGGCTTCCAGTTGCGCTCTCCACGTTCGCCGGAAGAGGCCTCCTCGATCTCCAAGAGGTCGAGAAGGTTCTCAGCGACGTGAAGGCCGACGACGTGAAGGTCATACCGGCGGATAAGCACTGCGAATGGGCCGATTTCATGGTTCTTGCCACCGGAAGGTCCACGTGGCACGTCAAGAACATCGCTCAGGCCCTAATTTACAAG TCTAAGCAAAAGCAACAAGGAGCTGAGCGGTTAGTGCTTCCCAGTGTGGAAGGGCAAGAAGGAGGAAAGTGGATTGTCATTGACTCTG GCAAAGTGATAGTTCATGCTCTTGATGAGAACGCTAGAGCTTATTACAATTTGGAGGCTCTTTGGACCTCGAAGAAGTCGGAAAAAGAAACATTGGAG gaTTTGGACAAGGCTTTTGTGAAGATTCGTCCCAAGAACAACTGCAAGAGGAAACCGACAACGAAACGGGCATAA